The genomic DNA CCAGAGAGAGACGCAACAAAAAGGCCATCCCTCTTGAAGACTATCTCACTACCTGTTAGTTATCCATTAGTCCCTTTGTTTCTAATTTTACATGTATTATACTTTCACTaccaagcaataattgataagCAACcattttccattttttttaattactttagAAACCCTTGGGGgaagaaatttgaaaatgtgCTACTTTAGTGTGTTCTTGATGATTACAGCACAATCGCACATTCTTGAATACCAACATTGGATCGACCTTAGAGGATTTTTGCCTTTCTGTGGCTGCTTTAAGCAATGCTACCACTTgggctttttctttttctttttttttttttttttttgtctcactATGATTGGGAAGGTTAAAAATTGAACTCTAGAGGCAGGGTTGTAACAAAATAAATTCTCCAATGGGTAAAGGATAATCTGTTTATCAAGTCTCTTCTTCGTGCGCTTGTTGTTGATGGAATTCGAAACTGAATATAGGTGGTACCCGACTAAAATTTCAAGAATGGAGATAAGTGAAATGCTTGTAATATTTATGCTTAGGAAAGGATTATTTAGATGGAAAGGCAGATTCTTGGCTACCATTAGAGCAGCCTTAGCCTTAGGCCACCGCAGGGTTCACCAGGAATGAGCTTGTCAGTCCAATCATGTAAGAAGTTGCCTAGGCTATCTCTAAAAATTGCTGAAGGGAAACGTGATGCTTAATACATTCACATGAGAACTAAGCTTCAGCCAATCACAGCTGCATAAAAATGCTAGTCATTTGAACTATGTACTCACAGATGGACCAACTACGAAGTTTTGATGGCCACTGATATTTTGGATTTGAAatttacagttttttttttttttaattgcacaGCTGATGGATTGAAATATTATGATGTTGTTAAAGGAAAAGGTCCGATAGCCGAGAAAGGATTAACAGTTCTGGTTCATTGCAATTGAAACTGAACTTAAAAAATCTTCGCCATCTTTCTTTCATTTAAGATAAGCTTTTTCTGGCTTTTTCCTTTCCAGGTGCACTTTGACTGCTTATATAGGGTTATAACGGCTGTGTCAAGTCGAGAATCCAAGCTTTGGCTGGAAATCGCATAATTGCACAGGTCATTATATCCTTCTCCCAACAAAATCTTAGCATTTTTGTGTGTGCTCTCATACCTGCAGATAAGGATTTGCCTAATCAGACCTCCTGATCTCAGGCTACATTCATTGTCAATTATCTAAGAGTGCTGCATGGAGTGCAAATTTTGTTCAATCCAACCACATACCATTTTCACTACACGGTAGCATGAATCTTTAACTAAATACATAGATTGCTGATGCTCATTTTCTCATGCCTTAATTAGCCATATGAATTCAAAGTTGGAGCACCACCAGGCAAAGAACGGAAGCGAGAATTTGTAGACAACCCAAATGGTCTATTCTCCGCACAGGCTGCCCCAAAACCCCCAACTGCTATGTACTCAGTAACACAAGGGATGAAAGTAGGAGGAAGCATCCTCCTCCATTTGTAATTATAAGCTCAACTAGCAGGTGGCTTTTCTTTTAGCTTCTAATTAATTGCTCTAATCTTTTCTTAtcgttcttcttcttttttttttggggcatcatttttacttctctatgcaGAGGACCGTAATTGTTCCTCCGGAGGCTGGCTATGGCCAAAAGGGAATGAACGAAATCCCAGTAAAACCTTATTCCTTATTCAGATGTTAATATAGTGGCACAAATTGCTAATATTTTGGAAATAGTATATGATGTTTCAGACACACTAATCAATTATTTCATCTGTAATGCAGCCAGGAGCTACATTGGAGATAAACATTGAGCTTTTGCAAGTAATGCCAGCCGAAGAAAAGTGAGCACAACTTTGACTAAGAGAAGAATCTCATGTTATATAAAAAATTTCTTCTGCCGCGGCAAAGGCAACATAGCATAATGATTCTTTTGTTTGGAGAAGCATTTCTTCTTCACCAGAGGACTAACATGTCAACCAGTGAAAGTCATCTCTGATGGTTGCAGCAATAGATGACTGTATTGCAGCTCGaggtttataatttaaaattttgcatTATGATTTTAACTCACATATTAGGTTATTTTTCCACACTTAGGTACTTGTTCAGCAAAGTTTTGTTATTTTGTACATCGGAAAATACTTGTTTCAAAGAATGAAAAAGGGCTATTTGTAGACTGAAAAAGCTGATTTGTTTATTCATAAAACAAGTTATGATTCATATTCAAAACAAACATAAACGAGTTGTTGGTGAAGAGGACTGGTTAGCTTGCAGCCCTCTAAGCTCTAATTGCTCCCCAGGAGAAGTTCAAAATTCCAAATTatcataatcatgtaaaagtttaGTCTAAAAAACGTAACAATCGAAATTCCAGTTAGCTCGTCAAATATAACTTGAATAAACGACCAACCAAAATTCTAACCCTGAAGCTCAGTTGCACTGCGCCTCTATCCATTCAATTATATTTCATCTATGTACTCTAGAAGATCTTCAACCTCTTGCCTCAAGGCTACAACTTTTTGCTGCTGTGGAGCAACCCTGTTCTCAATTTCCCGTCCCCCAAGCTTCTTCTCATAGCAGTCCACTATTATTGAGTGTTTCGCCATCCACCTCTCTTGCAATTCTCTCTCCTTAGCCACCAACTCCTCCACCTGTATAGTCATTATAGATCAGTTAGTAAGAAGATGGCACAAGATATACCACAATGTGAACATAGTAGAAAACGACAGGAGCATAAAATAAGCTTAATGTGCACCAGGCCACAACAATATGCACCATGATATTGGGATGTCGCATATAATAGTTTAACCATTTTTTCAGCTACGCTATTCAGACTAACTATGATATTGAAATGCATTCTAATTATTCAAGTTGTATAATCAGAGAAATGCTTggagtaaaaagaaaatgaaCCTTAGGCAATATATTAGCAGCTGCAGGAGATGATTGCAGAAATGCTAACAAGGGCTTTAATTCTTTTGAATGCTCTTTCAACAAACCATCAGCTGTCTTGCGAGTGGTTTTACATGCTTGGACATCTCCTATCCTAGAAAGGTCACGTAGTGATGCTTCAATCTTCTCATGTGTTGCTAGGCATTGGTTAATGATACTCTCAACCTGCTGAATTGTTGCTCGAACCTGAAATTATAAAGATTCTATCATGCATGTAGGTTCTCCAAGTTGAGACTAAAGAAGCGATGGTGAACTTTGAGAAcataacatgtcacaccctacttacCTCATCCCACTGCAGTTTTGCCAAATAAGAAGCAGATGACTTGGAGATTGACAAGTCAACATGCACATATACAATGCAAgcaacaaaaagaaagaaaaatccagAAATCAACATAAATGGCTCTCTAAGCATTGAAAGTTTGTTGAAGCTGTAATGGATCTGTAACAAGGAAAAGGTAATTTCTCAATATTCCTATGACAACTGTAAAGAGAAGCTACTATACAAATTGCAGGAAATTCATGAAACAAGGAAAGAAGCATTCATTTAAAAAGAATTTATTAACTATTAAGCAGCACAGATCATTCAAGTTACAAAGAGGTAAAAGGAGTACCTGGAAATATTGATTATGCTCTGGCACGACGTCGGCCTTTTCCAGCACAATTACTGGTCGACCAACAACATCCAGATGGGAAATTTTGGACTGTTGTaaaccaaaatttttaaattatataaagatATCACAcaaattttccaagtataaaagAGAAGGAAACTATGACTAAGAAAATTGATATTAAGAATACAAAAGGAAGGGAAGAAAACATTAATTCATAGATACCTCTTGCCTCTGCTTTACAGGAAATGGAGTCGAAACAGATAAATCTCTGGACCCCTCAGGCAAAACAACCTGCAATCAAAATACTGAGTTAAGACAGCACTCTTGTAGATCGCAAGACTGCAGCTCATACATATTTATGCAACCTAAAACCAAATTAGCATAATATCACGAACCTTCACAACAAGATTATCAATGACCAAATCATTAATAGGGGAAGCGAAAGAGATGTTTAGGAAACGTTTCCCCTCTGACTCAAACAAGAAGTCCTGAAGTGGCAAACTATATCCAATGATAAAAGCTGTTCTCCAACCTCCAAACATTGGATATCTAGGTTCAATCAATAACTCTGTCTGCAAATAAAAGAGGTAACTCAATTAGAAGCAGTAATTCAAAAGATCTGAACAATTCAAAATATCTACCTTTTTAGAATCAGCCCACAGATGAGATGTTGATATATTCCCAATTTCATCCCTATAATAAATGGAATGAGCTCTTGGTGGCAATTTTGCAACAAAATGTCTAATGGCTGATGAACCTCT from Hevea brasiliensis isolate MT/VB/25A 57/8 unplaced genomic scaffold, ASM3005281v1 Scaf626, whole genome shotgun sequence includes the following:
- the LOC110654325 gene encoding LOW QUALITY PROTEIN: peptidyl-prolyl cis-trans isomerase FKBP18, chloroplastic (The sequence of the model RefSeq protein was modified relative to this genomic sequence to represent the inferred CDS: inserted 1 base in 1 codon) is translated as MVVRNNVGFLLDSYNRIGFWIPTAMASMSSFERWTVNRLQIVSKSTAKQTQEPSKLFLLPVPTSRRCAILISALPLGLILLPPLSEARERRNKKAIPLEDYLTTSDGLKYYDVVKGKGPIAEKGLTVLVHFDCLYRVITAVSSRESKXLAGNRIIAQPYEFKVGAPPGKERKREFVDNPNGLFSAQAAPKPPTAMYSVTQGMKVGGKRTVIVPPEAGYGQKGMNEIPPGATLEINIELLQVMPAEEK
- the LOC110654418 gene encoding dolichyl-diphosphooligosaccharide--protein glycosyltransferase subunit 1A isoform X1, which gives rise to MGFWWRFNLLVFTIAILSTPVLSDLILSKVDRRIDLTSQIVRITSTLKVENAGSGLVSEVLLAFPELQAKNLVYLMATTNEGKGKTKSSGVSLPVEVANPKGMPPALTVYSVSLPKALGEGDTMSLDVLAVFTHTLKPFPEKITQADIQLVLFQDSAYYLSPYAVKFQSLSIKLPDARIESYTKIENTKIHGSEIKYGPYENLPPFSYSPLVVHFEINQPFAVAQELVREIEVSHWGNVQVTEHCNIVHEGAKSEGEFSRLEYQARPHIRGSSAIRHFVAKLPPRAHSIYYRDEIGNISTSHLWADSKKTELLIEPRYPMFGGWRTAFIIGYSLPLQDFLFESEGKRFLNISFASPINDLVIDNLVVKVVLPEGSRDLSVSTPFPVKQRQESKISHLDVVGRPVIVLEKADVVPEHNQYFQIHYSFNKLSMLREPFMLISGFFFLFVACIVYVHVDLSISKSSASYLAKLQWDEVRATIQQVESIINQCLATHEKIEASLRDLSRIGDVQACKTTRKTADGLLKEHSKELKPLLAFLQSSPAAANILPKVEELVAKERELQERWMAKHSIIVDCYEKKLGGREIENRVAPQQQKVVALRQEVEDLLEYIDEI
- the LOC110654418 gene encoding dolichyl-diphosphooligosaccharide--protein glycosyltransferase subunit 1A isoform X2, producing the protein MGFWWRFNLLVFTIAILSTPVLSDLILSKVDRRIDLTSQIVRITSTLKVENAGSGLVSEVLLAFPELQAKNLVYLMATTNEGKGKTKSSGVSLPVEVANPKGMPPALTVYSVSLPKALGEGDTMSLDVLAVFTHTLKPFPEKITQADIQLVLFQDSAYYLSPYAVKFQSLSIKLPDARIESYTKIENTKIHGSEIKYGPYENLPPFSYSPLVVHFEINQPFAVAQELVREIEVSHWGNVQVTEHCNIVHEGAKSEGEFSRLEYQARPHIRGSSAIRHFVAKLPPRAHSIYYRDEIGNISTSHLWADSKKTELLIEPRYPMFGGWRTAFIIGYSLPLQDFLFESEGKRFLNISFASPINDLVIDNLVVKVVLPEGSRDLSVSTPFPVKQRQESKISHLDVVGRPVIVLEKADVVPEHNQYFQVRATIQQVESIINQCLATHEKIEASLRDLSRIGDVQACKTTRKTADGLLKEHSKELKPLLAFLQSSPAAANILPKVEELVAKERELQERWMAKHSIIVDCYEKKLGGREIENRVAPQQQKVVALRQEVEDLLEYIDEI